One window from the genome of Streptomyces sp. NBC_00287 encodes:
- a CDS encoding DUF4956 domain-containing protein, which yields MTPTALHQLVLVGADLLAVGALVFGVYFPRHHRRDLVAAFLGVNVGVLAVAMTLSSTSVGIGLGMGLFGVLSIIRLRSYEIAQHEIAYYFSALAIGLLNGLPAEFGVLTGALTALIVATMYVGDHPRLFPRHQQRTLRLDSAYTDDDALRAHLEALLGGRVLNLSVRSVDLVNDTTHVDVRYLAPQQTGIRAGQGVRA from the coding sequence ATGACCCCAACGGCCCTGCATCAGCTGGTACTCGTCGGCGCCGACCTCCTGGCCGTCGGCGCCCTCGTCTTCGGCGTCTACTTCCCGCGTCACCACCGCCGCGACCTGGTGGCCGCCTTTCTCGGCGTCAACGTCGGCGTGCTCGCCGTGGCGATGACGCTGAGCTCCACGTCGGTGGGGATCGGCCTGGGCATGGGCCTGTTCGGCGTGCTGTCGATCATCCGGCTGCGGTCGTACGAGATCGCCCAGCACGAGATCGCTTACTACTTCTCCGCCCTCGCCATCGGCCTGCTGAACGGGCTCCCCGCGGAGTTCGGTGTCCTGACCGGCGCTCTGACCGCACTGATCGTCGCCACCATGTACGTCGGCGATCACCCCCGTCTCTTCCCCCGGCACCAGCAGCGCACCCTGCGCCTGGACTCCGCCTACACCGACGACGACGCCCTGCGCGCCCACCTGGAGGCCCTGCTGGGCGGCCGGGTGCTGAACCTCTCCGTCAGAAGCGTCGACCTCGTCAACGACACCACCCACGTCGACGTGCGCTACCTCGCCCCGCAGCAGACCGGCATCCGCGCCGGACAGGGGGTACGGGCGTGA
- a CDS encoding polyphosphate polymerase domain-containing protein, whose amino-acid sequence MTVLDSVDTLRPIGLDELVARAELLTRVDRKYLLPVTDLPLVLGGLGEDVRVLQIEGVRQFGYRSVYFDTPELHGYLATARRRRRRFKVRIRSYLDSGLHFLEVKTRGPRGTTVKDRIPYDGDPHRLDASAREFADGVLAGAGIDSVRFRLVPTLTSTYRRTTLFLPATGSRLTVDTSPAWILPDGTAALRAPDRAFVETKAGRAGSGADRLLWSLKHRPVPVSKYGTGLAALRPDLPAHRWLPVLRRHFPTALDGSPA is encoded by the coding sequence GTGACCGTGCTCGACTCCGTCGACACCCTGCGCCCGATCGGCCTCGACGAACTCGTCGCCCGCGCCGAGCTGCTGACCCGGGTGGACCGCAAGTACCTGCTGCCGGTCACCGACCTGCCGCTGGTACTCGGCGGGCTGGGAGAGGACGTACGGGTCCTGCAGATCGAAGGCGTACGGCAGTTCGGCTACCGCTCCGTGTACTTCGACACCCCGGAGCTGCACGGCTATCTGGCCACGGCCCGCCGCCGGCGCCGCCGCTTCAAGGTCCGCATCCGCAGCTACCTCGACTCCGGCCTGCACTTCCTGGAGGTCAAGACCCGCGGCCCGCGCGGTACGACCGTCAAGGACCGCATCCCCTACGACGGTGACCCGCACCGTCTCGACGCGTCCGCCCGCGAGTTCGCCGACGGGGTGCTCGCCGGGGCCGGGATCGACTCCGTGCGGTTCCGTCTCGTGCCGACGCTGACGTCGACGTACCGGCGCACCACCCTCTTCCTCCCGGCCACCGGCAGCCGGCTCACCGTCGACACCTCGCCGGCCTGGATCCTGCCCGACGGCACCGCAGCACTGCGCGCCCCGGACCGCGCGTTCGTCGAGACCAAGGCGGGCCGCGCCGGGTCCGGCGCCGACCGGCTGCTCTGGTCGCTGAAGCACCGTCCGGTCCCCGTGTCCAAGTACGGGACCGGGCTCGCCGCCCTGCGTCCCGACCTCCCCGCCCACCGGTGGCTGCCCGTGCTGCGCCGCCACTTTCCCACCGCACTCGACGGGAGCCCCGCATGA
- a CDS encoding carbohydrate-binding domain-containing protein: MNLTPIRRLRRRAVGVLASAVLGTAALAGCSSDNSASATTSSSSSSTSTVTADGSQDAATVLADNKDAHVESGDDVGADESAAVDITLDGGSASVDGNGARADGSTVTITTGGTYRLSGKLTEGQIVVNAQDASVTLILDGVDITSSSGAAIAATEAKELVVVLAEGSDNTLTDTDSYAEDADVNAALFSAGDLTIAGDGSLTVHGNGNDGIASKDGLVVDSGTVKVEAADDGIRGKDYVVVYGGTVTVTAGGDGVKSDNDTDEDAGYIAISGGTVKVTAAGDGVDAATDLVMTGGRLTSVAKASDDSSAHGLKSGVISVLESGTVTVDASADALHSDSAVHLNGAKVTAAAGDDGIHAEGDLVIGKGTLEITTSNEGLEGKDILVSGGSTTVRSSDDGVNASGSESNSSNARGGFGGGEGAGDYSAEVTGGTLVIDADGDGFDSNGTAEVTGGTVVVNGPEMNGNGALDVNGSFTVSGGTLLAAGSAGMAVAPDEGSEQGWLSATLDSSVVAGTTLHVVDADGKVVATYVTSKAVQNVVFSSSAIKSGEEYTIREGGSASGKTTGGLADSGDLGGSAGTIATVTAGDAPEGGFGGGPGGRQ, from the coding sequence ATGAACCTCACCCCGATTCGCAGGCTGCGCAGAAGGGCCGTGGGCGTCCTCGCCTCGGCGGTCCTGGGCACGGCGGCCCTGGCCGGCTGCTCCTCGGACAACAGCGCTTCCGCTACGACGAGTTCGAGCAGCAGCAGCACATCGACCGTCACCGCGGACGGCAGCCAGGACGCGGCCACCGTGCTCGCCGACAACAAGGACGCCCATGTGGAGAGCGGGGACGACGTCGGGGCGGACGAGTCCGCCGCCGTGGACATCACGCTCGACGGGGGCTCCGCCTCGGTGGACGGCAACGGCGCACGGGCCGACGGCTCCACGGTGACCATCACCACCGGGGGCACCTACCGCCTCAGCGGGAAGCTCACCGAAGGGCAGATCGTCGTCAATGCCCAGGACGCGAGCGTCACGTTGATCCTCGACGGCGTCGACATCACCTCGTCCTCCGGTGCGGCCATAGCGGCGACGGAGGCCAAGGAACTCGTGGTCGTCCTGGCCGAGGGCAGCGACAACACCCTCACCGACACCGACTCCTACGCCGAGGACGCCGACGTGAACGCGGCTCTGTTCAGCGCGGGGGACCTGACGATCGCGGGCGACGGTTCGCTCACCGTGCACGGCAACGGCAACGACGGCATCGCGAGCAAGGACGGCCTGGTCGTCGACTCGGGGACGGTGAAGGTCGAAGCGGCCGACGACGGCATCCGCGGCAAGGACTACGTGGTGGTGTACGGCGGGACGGTGACCGTCACGGCAGGCGGCGACGGCGTGAAGTCCGACAACGACACCGACGAGGATGCCGGGTACATCGCGATCTCCGGTGGCACGGTGAAGGTGACAGCGGCCGGGGACGGCGTGGACGCGGCCACCGACCTGGTGATGACGGGCGGTCGCCTGACGTCCGTGGCGAAGGCCTCCGACGACTCCTCGGCGCACGGCCTGAAGTCGGGGGTGATCAGCGTCCTGGAGTCCGGCACGGTCACCGTGGACGCCTCCGCCGACGCCCTGCACAGCGACTCCGCCGTCCATCTGAACGGCGCGAAGGTCACCGCCGCCGCGGGCGACGACGGCATCCACGCCGAGGGGGATCTGGTGATCGGCAAGGGGACGCTGGAGATCACGACGTCGAACGAGGGCCTGGAGGGCAAGGACATCCTGGTCAGCGGCGGCTCTACGACGGTGAGGTCGAGCGACGACGGGGTGAACGCGTCGGGCAGCGAGTCGAACTCGTCAAACGCGCGGGGCGGCTTCGGCGGCGGTGAAGGGGCGGGCGACTACTCGGCCGAGGTCACCGGCGGCACCCTCGTCATCGACGCCGACGGCGACGGCTTCGACTCCAACGGCACGGCGGAGGTCACCGGCGGCACGGTGGTCGTCAACGGCCCGGAGATGAACGGCAACGGCGCACTCGACGTCAACGGCAGCTTCACGGTGAGCGGCGGCACCCTGCTCGCCGCGGGCAGCGCGGGCATGGCCGTCGCGCCGGACGAGGGCTCCGAGCAGGGCTGGCTGTCCGCGACGCTCGACTCGTCGGTCGTGGCGGGTACGACGCTGCACGTGGTGGACGCGGACGGCAAGGTCGTCGCCACGTACGTCACGTCGAAGGCGGTCCAGAACGTCGTCTTCTCCTCGTCCGCGATCAAGAGCGGTGAGGAGTACACGATCCGCGAGGGCGGCTCGGCGTCCGGGAAGACCACGGGCGGTCTCGCCGACTCCGGTGACCTGGGCGGCTCGGCCGGCACGATCGCCACGGTGACGGCGGGCGACGCCCCCGAAGGTGGGTTCGGGGGCGGCCCGGGCGGACGGCAGTAG
- a CDS encoding PH domain-containing protein encodes MALFGNASTVDPGKAAQDFARLLGQGEQVQAAYQLVRDVIMFTDRRLILVDKQGITGKKVEYHSVPYRSITHFAVETAGTFDLDAELKIWISGTQLPITKTFTKGVDIYEVQAILTQHVAR; translated from the coding sequence ATGGCACTTTTCGGCAACGCAAGCACCGTAGACCCGGGCAAGGCCGCGCAGGACTTCGCGCGGCTACTCGGCCAGGGGGAGCAGGTGCAGGCCGCGTACCAGCTGGTGCGTGACGTCATCATGTTCACCGACCGCCGCCTGATCCTGGTCGACAAGCAGGGCATAACGGGCAAGAAGGTCGAGTACCACTCCGTCCCGTACCGCAGCATCACCCACTTCGCGGTGGAGACGGCCGGCACCTTCGATCTGGACGCCGAACTGAAGATCTGGATCTCCGGCACCCAGCTGCCGATCACGAAGACCTTCACCAAGGGCGTGGACATCTACGAGGTTCAGGCGATCCTCACGCAGCACGTCGCGCGGTAG